The sequence below is a genomic window from Macrotis lagotis isolate mMagLag1 chromosome 7, bilby.v1.9.chrom.fasta, whole genome shotgun sequence.
caggcaggagagcagtcaagcctctcataagacttgaaggaattgaggacCCTGGTGAGTGTCCCTGAAAGTTGCTATTAAAACCCTcagaaacttgggacagtgcatcctctaccctggaagcagagccccaccttaacaatgaacaaacaacagaaggaaaaaaaatctgactatagataattactttgaaCCTATGGAGGTTCAAAGTTGACACTCAGAAAATGATAGTCAAAGCTTCTGTGTCcagagcctccaagaaaaatatgaattggtctcaggctatgaaagagttcaaaaaagatttgaaaatcaagggaggtagaggaaaattttgaaaaaaaatgagagtgatgtgggaaaaaatcatgaaaaccaaatcagcagcttgatgaaggaaTTACAGaataatattgaagaaaataacatcttaaaaactgattttgggggcagctaggtggcacaatggatagagcactggccctggagtcaggaatacctaaaaaaaaaagtgaaatatctcattggaaaaacaattgacctagaaaaacagatccaggagaaatactttttttgtaggtttttgcaaggcaatggggttaagtggcttgcccaaggccacacagctaggtaattattaagtgtctgaggctggatttgaactcaggcactcctgactccaaggcctgtgctctatctcctgcgccacctagctgcccccaggagagatatttttaaaattattgcactATCAGAAAATCATGACCAAGGCaagagcctggacttcattttttaaagaaataatccaggaaaattacTCATATTCTAGAAGCACAggtaatagaaatggaaagaattcaccaCTCATTATCTGcaaaagatcccaaaataaaagctgccaggaatattatagccaaatttcagaactcttaagtgcaggagaaaatattacaagcagtcagaaagaaataattcaaatatcatggcactACAATCAAGATAactcaagatttagcagcttctacattaagggtttgtagggcttgaaatatgatattccagaagacaaaagagctcggattaaactgagaatcaactacctagtaAAAGTatacattctctttcaggggaaaagatagactttcaatgaaatagaggattttcaaacttttctgttgaaatgaccagagctgagcagaaagctcaatctccaagtacaggtctcaggtgaagcatagcgAGGGTGGACCAGAAGGGTagattatgagggatttaatgatgttaaactaagcagtttattcctgcatgggcagatgatactgataactcatatgaaccttctcctTTATTAGGGCccttagaaggaacatatataaaaaaacacaggagggaattgaatttgaagatatgatttgttcaaaagatggagttaatggaggagaaaagaatgtactgggagatagggaaaggagaggtagaatgggaatAAGTTTTTTCATATAAAGGAggcaataaaaagcttttgcaatagagatGAATGAGCAAAAGTGAGGGGAAATGAATGAGTCTTTGCTCTCATCAGCAATTGCTAAGAGGAAATAACAATGCACACCCAGTTAGATATAGAAAcccatcttaccctagaggaaaataggaaaggaaaggaatgggagaaaggggatgggggaagggaaggggaggtgtaggtgatagaagagagggaagatcatgggagagggttcAGACACgatatacttttgaggagggacagaatgaaaggagaataaatgggagtggggggaaCTAGGACAGAGGGAAATACATCTAACAATAGCAGCTGTGAGAAAAATActaaagcaatttctctgatagacttataataaagaatgttatccatcccaaagaaaacTGATGagtatctgaatacaaactgaagacACTCTTTCCCcccaacttcatttttcttgaggtttctctttctttgggggaggagggggaattatgtttacttttacaacatgactattgaaatgatatttcatggctacatatttttaacccACACAAAGTGACTGGCTTGACTCAATGAGGGAAGGAGggtgaaaggaagagaatttgaaactcaaggtatTGGAAGTAAATATTGAGACTTGCTTTTGCTTGTAGATGGggtagaaaaaagtaaaaatcaaaaatataactatgctaaaaaagaatagatttaagAAGACACTTCCCTTTCTCATTTGTAGATGGAATATTATAAATGTGACACATTACATATAACTCTAGGCTACATACAttaagttttttcccctttttattctttAAGAGACAGCCctcaaggaaaaaataggaaaagggacTCACTGGGAAATACAAGCAATTTATAAACAAAAGATAAAGTGAGAGGCTCCAAAAATATGGCATCATCTATCACAATGAGACATGATCTGAGTCAAGAATATTGTTGCAATAAATAGGAGAATATGAGGAGGGAAAAGccaggataaaacaaaaaaaatgaaagactgtCTTTATAAGTATTGAAGCTATGTGCATAAACCAAATTCCTGGGATAATTTTAAAAGGCTATCTTAAAAGATTATCTTCTTTCAAAAACACTTGGATGGAAAAAAGCATACatatgaagaggaaataataaaaaagacaaagtaTAGAGGAACTCTTAGAAAGTACTCTTAGAAATTCTCTGCttgatgggtggctaggtggcgcagtgaataaagcactgaccctggagtcaggagtacctgggttcaaagccggtctcagacccttaataattacctagctgtgtggccttgtgaaaacctaaaaaacctaaacctaaaaaaaaaagaaacccaacatTTGAGAATAGGATGTCCATGAtaggtaataataaaaaaaaactattaaaaattataatttagttAAAAGAGGGTAACTGTGAAGTAACCTGGTTTTATTCACATCTTCATTTTCAGACAAAAAAATGAGGGCACCAAAAGTTATTGACACTTCCCAGGCACTCATGAGTCTGGTACTCATTTCTGGGTCACATTTTGCAGGAGTAGAATTCCTAAGGATTTACATTCTTAAAGTCCTTGTTGGAGCAGAGCagtaatttgaaaaacaaaattagtttTCTCAGCAAAGTTAGTCTGTATCAGAAAAAGAAttcaactttgaaattcaaaattattatatGTACTATAGTTGAGTTATGTGTACTAATGTTGagataaaatatgatattttaggATCCTCATTTGCTGGCAAGTAAGGCTTTTGTTTCAGTGATAAATGAAGTACAAAAAATTACTGCTAATGATACTCTCtccatttaatatatatataattaaggtTGTGATAAAGCTATACAGAGATAATTCATATTTCCAGAAACTCTTGGCAGGCATTATATGCCTATAAAAACAATAGTTGGCCAAACAATTCTacagttagaaaaataataagcaTGGAAGTAGAAAAACTCATAAACATTAAACAAGATCCTGAATAAATCATTATATTCATCATATGGTTTTCAGTTTGTAAACCAGGTAACTGTTGAAAGGAAGCATTAGACATACCATTTTCAGTATCTTCAAGGGTGACTTCAGTTGAAAAGCTCATTCCAAAATTATATTTGATAGCATCAGTTTCTGTATTATCTCTGTCATTGTTTGAATGGATGCCTATGCCATATCTGTCAAATGCTGTGCTAGCAACCTGCTGATCTTCTATGCCAGGAAGAACATTCCGAGGGGAAGAAAGAACTCGTTTCCAGGTCGGGGACTTGAATGTATGAACAATATGTTCTGAATCCAAATGAGCTTCAATACAAATATCTTCTGAAATGCACACCTTGATGTCATGAACATTTTCTATAGTGACTTCTGTTTTACATTTGGAACCTGAATAGCAATTGCaataaaatttctctgaaaattcTTTTAGATCCTCGAAGTTGGGCTTTCCATAACGCACATAACTTCTGCCCTTTTGAGTTCGAATACTGAATCTTTTAGAGTTCAAATGAAGGTAGTCACTAGAATTCCAGTTTTTTCGAACACAAGCTCCTTGATCCTGGCAAAGAACCTGGCTACACATTTTGGCTGCAAGAGTGGCATTGATAATATAAGGGTTCAGTGTAGTCCTCATGTAATTGTCTAAGACCGTGCATGTTTTCTGtggaaaagaaaattaggatcaaaaaagtcaaaatgtGATAGGACAATTAATTATAGGAATACTTTGATTAGAgatcaaaaataaacttttaagacAATACCAGAAAactgaaaatttctttctttataaaaaaaagaagaggatataGCAAGGAATAGAAAATGCTTGGAACAAATTTTACCCATTTCCCTCCATGTATACTTGGAAACTTCTTGAGCATGCCTTCTTCCCCCAGGAACCACATCAATGAGAAATCTCACTATCCTGTAAGATTAAATCAGTCTTTGTTCTCACATATCACCAACACCTCTTCCTTTCTGATTAAAACAAACCCATGAGTTCTAAAACCTCCAATACAGTCTTCTCCAAATTTCCCACTagctaagtgtttttttttattcttttggatttTCCATCATGCCCTTACTCTTTGCACCTCTTCCCCCTTCATCCCCTATACACattacttttcatttcctttcctatatAGTTTtgccccattagattgtaagctctttgagggcaaagttctcttttcatttatatttgtagCCCTAGTATACTTAGCAATTGACCCATAAtagatgcttagtaaatatttattgattgactgatttttaTAAGCAAgattattgaattattttaatatagtcaaatgaATATTCTTTGTGCAAGTTCCTAAATCTCTGAACCATTAGTCAAGTTGAAGTCTAAACCAAATTTCCATAAATGTCTCAGTGAAATGTTATAAGTAGAGAAGCTCCACAAAATTTGTCAAACAAATTTGAACAGCTTTGCAGAGACAAGACAATTCTCTAGGTGGTAAACAAGGAAGGTACATGAGTACAGGTTATGTGAGAAAGTTACATAGTCCAAAATAGTAGAACGTGAATGACAGTCCAAGTGAAATGACAGTCCAAGTGATTTATCTTAAAATTAGAAACATAGATGCTCCTCAAACTTATTAACATAGCATGAGTTTCAGAAGTCTTTTCTCCTCATGATCAATGGTGACTGATGAATTACCAAGCCATTCTATTCCAATAATACAATGCTGAACTTTTGAGTTCTAGGACTTGAAACTGAGTTCCATTTCtgatacttattacctgtgtgaccttagggaagcgacttaaactctctgggtctcagttccttcCCTGATCTGCaattaaaatgaaggagttaatgCAGAAAAATTCTCAAGTCTccctatctctatatctattaGTCTATTATCTATCATGATAtagcaaaagggaaaaggagaccAAGAGACCTAAAATCTTCACTTTAAATCTagtcttcatctttctttgttctctaatTTGTCTAGTCAATGAAAATAGCTCTATCTTCCATTGGAGAGGTGGGGGTGGACTAGGCAAGCTCACAAAAGTAGTAAGATGGGGTTTTGGCAAATTGTGAAACTTCTCTataactatgtgtgtgtgtgtgtgtgtgtgtgtgtgtgtgtgtgtgtgtgtgtgtgtgtgtgtattaactTTCTCCTCCCTGTTAACCAGTCTCTGACTTCAAACTTGAGAGAAAAGGAATAGAGAGGCTTCTAGCATACTAGCAGCTAATTCCCCAAAATATCCTTCCTATTACAAAGGTGTTTAGTCAGGCAATCACCTAATGACCTTCCTAAAGTTTCTGTCCTAATTGGACTGGTCTTCTTGTTGTCTCTAGAAGACACTTCATGCATTTTCACCTCCAAACATTTATGTCACATCACTACTTTGTCTGAAACTCCCTTTACTGTTCTTTACTTATTCAAGTCTTACACAATATTTTAAGGTATAGTTCAAAAAACAtactttttctcattaaaattgcCTGATTATGTTTGTCCACCATAATATCTCAGAAGTCTAttaacatttccttttctgagcttTGTGACTTTAtgtatattgtattatattgagctatttattttctgcattattatctaatttttccagattttttcctctattggatttcaatttcctaaaagatatgagttatattctatttctctctgaCCATCACTTAAGCTTTCTGGCCAACACTTAAACTCAGTGCTGTATATAAAggtattcattaaaatattagttAGTTGCTTCTATTTAAAATCAAGATATTTAAAGAAGAGACTTTATGAATAAGCTACCTTCTGTTAAAAAATGCACGgaatagaaaaatggaagatcagaatcacaaaaaaatgactttgaaagctTGAAGCCTATGTAGAATTTATTTTgagtgtaaaaaaaagaaaacaattccttttatTTACAATTCTGTTCTTCTATTCTACtatgtttattttaatatttaagttgggaataaaaataaataacattttaaaaataaaaaccttagaGTTTAGACCCCAAATCACTGATCACAAAATCACAAAATGCAAAATATCAGAGATTAAAGGGACTTCAGAAACCCTTAAGTCCAACTCATAACTGAGCAAAAATCCACTCCTCAACATCATTGACAAGTGTTCACCTAAAATAATTTCAGTAGGCAAAGAACCACTACTTTCCAATAGCACGATTAATTTTTAAACAGCTCTAATAGTATCTCCTTAAAACAAATCTAAAGCTTTCTCTCTGCAACTTCTGCCTAACTGCAGTTCTGCCTTTGGGGACCAAGTAGAACCAGTCTCCTTATTCTTGACAGGTTGCGGTTCACTATAGGAGCTCAGTGAATGCTAGCTTATTATTGTTAGGTTATTGGTTTGGGTAAATGTTTAGCTAGTCAAATGATATATGTGATAGATGACTACAAAGTCCATCTAATTCCCTATAGTCCAGTTAATTCCTCAGAGAGCAAGTGCTTCTATACCTCTGCTATCCCTTTTGGTTTCAAGATCAAtggggaaaaatgaataattcacCTACCTCTTTTCTCACTGCATGAATATAATTCCTTTGTCCTTATCACTGAAGCAGTAAAGTCCCCCATCCCATTAAGAAATCCTGGCTTACCACTGGAGCTTAATTGAATTCATTCACACATTAACATTTTACATGCTGTTACACCTTACAACATAACTCTGACAGCTCCAAAAGATAGAATTACAGAATAAAGAActtggaagagatggagagaggggaATAAAAGAGTTgatatggaaaagaataaaattacagGTATAATGAGAGCATACAATATTTGGGAGACACCTTGTGATACTTTGGAATCAATTGGAGATAAATAGAACCTATTAtcaaagaaaagtggaaaatattCTACAAAAGAGTTGGAACTTTATTTGTTAGAATAAAAATTCTCTTCAGTCATTGTGCAAATGATCAAAACAGcttcttaaagaagaaatatctTACTTTTCTAATACTAAAACTACAaaaccttttttgtgtgttttagaTCCCTTTGGCTATCTGATGAAAACTATGTACTCCTGCTCAGagtaaagtttttaaatgcataaaataaaacacgggattacaaagaaaaccaatcatATTGAAAAACAGTTATCAAAAAAACTATCTTTAATGGAGTGACACTAGGTTAAAAATCTGTTACAGAAACAAAGAACTTAGCATATGTTCAAAGAATTCTATTATATGACTTTCACAATAATGAATTACACAGAATTTCTCACCAACTCAATTTACCTGGCTTCGTGTAAAATTTAGACTTCCCCACATTATTATTCCAGAGACACCTAAGGCAACAGATTCTCCAATAGTATTTACAAGGTCATCCTGAAAACATTAATAATAGAGATAAGTCgaataaagacaaaacaaaaatattttacaaagaatAGTAGAAACAGATATAAATAGATTGACATCACAATTATATTAAGTACTCTTTTAATATGTATTATATCCACcaaaagaatgtaagtttcttgaggacagttAACTGTTTTTCATTAGACCATAGAATCCTTGATTTAGAATTGAATATAACCTTTTTGGTCCAAAAAccttcattatatagatgaagaaatgtagCAAGGTTGGTGGTTTAGCATTGCTCTCACATGTATTTAAGAgtcaaaattcaaattcagatcctgtCTATCACTCTTACCACCAATGAATAGTTACTTGTACTGCGCCTTGAACTTAGTAGgtactaataaatatttattaaataaatgtagTATTTCCTGCCACCTCCACCAAGTTAGTCATGAGTAAACCATgattttgttataattattaatgattgataacaatattttacaataatttctcatttaattcatatttcataCTTTCTTACTGTACAATTATTTCTCATTTGGAGGGCTACCttgtatattcatacatacatatgtgttaGTATATGTTTCTATAATTGCTTAACAAATTTACAAAGATCTAACAATattaaacaaaacttttaaaacttccatttttccctttgtgCCAAATAATGGCACTAAAAATCCTACACATGTCCTCAAAGTCTATAAAATCCTAAACTCTTATGCTGAGTTgaacagtcttttaaaaataaatttcaagtaCTACCACCACCAGTCTGTCAGGCTTTATCATGGTTTACTCACCTCAGAAAGATATTGAGATGAGGCATCTTCAAAAACTGGACGCATGTATACAAAAATTGGAAGAGGCTTATTGATATTGACTACTTGAGAAACCCGAATGGCTTCCTTAATACGATTACGTACAAATAAATGAATCTTATGAGAATTCTTTAGCTTCTTGGATATATAGATGGATGGGAAAAGTGCAGTGCTCTCTTTCCACAACCAATTCAGCTCATTGTTTCTTGCTATTTCTATATCAAAGCAATTTCCATTGTAATTGGAGCCCTTATAATAGTTATAACAATCAGGAAAAAGGTAATAGCCCCATAAGTGATTAGGCCGCAGGGATTTCCCCAATCTTAACGTCTCTTCCATAAAATTCCTTGCAGccttttcaaaacctttttggGCAGCCTTATGGGCCTCAATAtcatttaatttgatatttagttGATGAATCAGTTCAATAGACCGAGTCCGATAAATTTCTTTTGGTTTCCAGTTTCTTACCCAATTAGGCCTCCAGTTTTCCCAGTCAATAACCACCAAACCAAATGTATCTTTTTTTGGAATATAGTAGATAATATCTTTCTTTGCTTTGGCTAAATGATTCTTTAAAGATGCTAATTGGGGGATCCCTTCATTCCGAGCTTCACctgttatttcatttatataaggaTAGTAGCCAAGCCTATCTGTGTAAAATATTGTGATATTCTGATCTATAGCTTTCCTGTGAGTGCTTCCAACAAAGGAAAAGAGGCTCAGATCCAATGATAACTTAAACTTCTCAACACACTTTTCCGTGGGAGCATTCCAACCCATGATAAAAgggagacctgggacaacaggaggTGCACGGAAAGCCAGTACCATATAGTAAGGAAGCAAAAGGATGACAAGCACTATGTAGTATGTTCTGCTGCAGATCACATAACTGCCAATGAAAATCTGGGAAATTGTTTGTATTTCCATTGCAGAATCACCACCAAATTCACTGTGCTTCTATTTCCTTTGGGTTAGCTGATGTTTCAGACAAACCTAAAAGGTAAGAGAACAGAAAGGTAAATGCCAGCCACTAGAAGTGGTGAGTTCGTATGAAGGTCACACTATGCTCTGATATTCAATTTCTTACTTCATGAACATTTTTTGCAAATTGTTTCATATATTATCAAAAAAACTTCATCAGCTATGTTTGAGCATCAGTGAATGAATGCTTTGCTGACAATCTCTCAGACTTAAAAAGAAGACCTTTCTTAAATATTAGAACgtgaaaaaaacaaattcttggggcggctaggtggcacagtagatagagcgctggccctggagtcaggagtacctgacttcaaatccagcctcagacacttaataattacctaactgtgtgatcttgggcaagccacttaaccctatttgcattAGTAATAGCATAAGTATTTGGATTCATTCTTATTTTCAACCATATATAGGGACTTTGTCCTATGTTCAAAATTTGAATGGCAAATTCTTGAAAGCAGAGCCTCCGTCCATTTTCTTATTCTCTCAAGGTAGCTGAGAAACCCTCCCTAGGAAAAAAAGTTAGCTGGGAAACTCCCCTAAACAATTAGAGAGGTATATAAGACCTATTCATTTTCTGGGGTAAGAAAGGCACCTCCTTGGTAAACAATATAAATATGCTCATTGGTACCAAGTTAAGACAATAAAAAACTCTTTTCAATGTCTAGGGTAGACCACTGGAATTGCAAGCATTTTCTTCCCCTAGAAAAataaacctgaattcaaaatagataatttgaaaACTATATCTTTCTCCCTATATTCTCCCTTCTAACCCTTTAAATAATTAACatcccccaaaattaaaaaaacagggGAGGGGGAATGTAGTTTGGGCTTTTGGTCCATATCCCTAATTCTACATGGTCTTTGAAAACATGAGAAAACTTTAACAATTGATGCCTGATGTTCCTGAGGTTGAATTTTTCATTACTCACAAAAAGTCTCCAAATATAGATTCTTACAACTTCCACAAACAAATTTTAACAAAGgtttgtttaaataaataaaagtctatCTAAGTTTATGGACTGTTTCCAGTCTACCTTTGTGTTTGCAAAGAATAAACTAATAAAAGTCAAACAAATGACTAATagccaattaaaaaaataaatggggaaaagaaggaaacaaactttacctccaaaaaagagaaagtatttgTAATAAACCACCAAGATAATAATTGTGGCAAGATATACTCTATGGCCCAGGGCTCTCTGCTGACATGGATCATAATAATAGCATgtctatagtgctttaagatttgcaaagtattttacatatattatcccaCTTTATCTTCCCAATAACTCTATGAGATAGATGTTATTCTTATCCTCAGTTTAGAGATGAATAAACTAAGTACTTAGAGAAGTTAAAGGATTTACACAAGTACCAAATatgtgaggtaggatttgaatttggattttcCAGACTTAAGGTCTAACACACTGTCCACTTGGTCAGTAAAGTGCTACATTCCCTTTGGCTCATTGTTCCATTCCAGAATTGACTCTAGAAAATCtctaaacataacttttatatataACTTCCATAAAAGTGGATAACAGGATTTCTATCTCCATAAAAGTACTCATGTTAGCAAATACATATCAGAGAGATAGCCACCTTTCTTTtgtaggatcataaatttagtaCTGGAAGGCAATTTAAATGCCATTCAAATTTCACCTAATGAGTTAAGCTGTgaccttcaagctctaaatctaaaattcctttattttaaaaaaatgtcattttacagataaggaaattgagaaccAAAGAAATTGAACATTTAACCTTTTAAGAAACAGTAAGTGACAAATGTGAGATCTTAACCCCACTCTCCCTGCTCCCAGGTCTCTTTGCTTTGCACAGTTTTGCAGAAGGCAAAGTACATATACAGGAACCTATAAACAAATACAGAAGATAAAGCCTTCACAGAAGCCCGTgaatttttccttgaaaaatgggatcaaattaataaaaatcacagTGATGCTGTTAAGGCTTTGAAGGTATGTTTAGGACACTGGGAAATAGGGATTTGTATTAACCTAGAGGGCAATACAGTTTGTTCACTGCAGGCTTGAATAGTCCAAATAATTGCTGATCTTAAGAGTAGCTACACAAAGGCAACGATGAAGATCCCGACTCCTTCACCTTTAGGCTGCTGTACTTCTATAGCTCCAGGAGACATGAGGTTAATTCTTTCTCTCTAATAGTCATCTATACAAAGTCATTATGCATATTCCCTCTACACTCACTTCAAGTCAATATAGTTAACACAGTGCCTGGGCAGCTATATCCAACTCTCTGagatcccattttgggtttttccTGGTAGTTATTGGAATAGTCACTATTTCCTTCTCggggtcattttacagatgtggaaactgaggtaaatgagtTGAAGTCACttgccagggtcacccagctattaaatatttgaggttgGCTTTTAACTTATGAATAGTATTCTTCTTCATTGATTCCAAGCCCATTagtctatcccctgcaccacctagctgcccacctggAAGTTTAATAAATACTCCCTAAGATGAAAACCAATTAGAAGTTAGTTGTCTTTGTTTCACTTAATTCATCTTCATCTGTTACAATCCCTAGTTTCCTTAATAACTCAGCCCTAGAGCCATCTTCTATATGCTTTGTAAGATCATCAGTGAggagacagctaagtggtgcagtgatagagcactagccctggatttagaaggacctgagttcaaatccatctcagatacttaataattacctagttgagtgaccttggggaagtcactcaatcccattgccttgcaaaaaaaaaaaaaaaaaccaaaaagttcATCAGTGAGGATAGTAAAGGTATCTAATTCCTGAGAAAGCTTACAAACTTTCTACCAAAAAATGCAATTACCCCATAGAGCCAAGCAAGACATTATACTCTCCCAATTTAGTGAAATTAGACCTCAGATAACTTGACAACACTCTTGATTGTCCTTAATGAAGGGAGTAATAaatatttcctctcttttctccatttgttcacaatttcaaactttttctaGTAGTCAAAAAGTTATAGTAATATTGATTAGTCTAGGATTATCAAAATTTATTCGGATAAATTAAAATACCTTGAATCTAGGAACAAAGAATTAGAGCGCTTATCTTTCAGTAGTTGATATTTGCAAAAATTTCTGAAATGGTCCTAGTTTTCAGTGGAAAAATGCAATTAGATAAGATTAGGTATCTAATATATTGGCCCAGGAATATAAAAGTCTAATTAGAAGAGCTTTCTCCTCTCAAAATAATGTAATTCTTATCAAATGAAGAGATTTTAAATGCTTATTCAATGATCCTTCAGGTTATTCCTCTTGTCAAGTCAGTAACCATTTATTAAGACCTTGTATTGTCTCCTCTATATGTTGCCTTCATCTCATACTAAAGCCTATATCCCTGGGGCAGAGAGTCTGGAGACTCAGTTTCAGAATTCAGAGGAGGTTGACACCCTTATTcccctcactccccccccccccccaactctctaGCATTAACCTTATATGAGTATCCTAGGGCCTGGCTGGCTCTCAAGTCATAGGATATCATCTTACCATACCTCAGTTGAAAGTATGCTTTCTATTGTTTTTCCCCAGAGG
It includes:
- the LOC141492991 gene encoding hyaluronidase PH-20-like isoform X3, whose amino-acid sequence is MEIQTISQIFIGSYVICSRTYYIVLVILLLPYYMVLAFRAPPVVPGLPFIMGWNAPTEKCVEKFKLSLDLSLFSFVGSTHRKAIDQNITIFYTDRLGYYPYINEITGEARNEGIPQLASLKNHLAKAKKDIIYYIPKKDTFGLVVIDWENWRPNWVRNWKPKEIYRTRSIELIHQLNIKLNDIEAHKAAQKGFEKAARNFMEETLRLGKSLRPNHLWGYYLFPDCYNYYKGSNYNGNCFDIEIARNNELNWLWKESTALFPSIYISKKLKNSHKIHLFVRNRIKEAIRVSQVVNINKPLPIFVYMRPVFEDASSQYLSEDDLVNTIGESVALGVSGIIMWGSLNFTRSQKTCTVLDNYMRTTLNPYIINATLAAKMCSQVLCQDQGACVRKNWNSSDYLHLNSKRFSIRTQKGRSYVRYGKPNFEDLKEFSEKFYCNCYSGSKCKTEVTIENVHDIKVCISEDICIEAHLDSEHIVHTFKSPTWKRVLSSPRNVLPGIEDQQVASTAFDRYGIGIHSNNDRDNTETDAIKYNFGMSFSTEVTLEDTENVTSL
- the LOC141492991 gene encoding hyaluronidase PH-20-like isoform X2, with the protein product MEIQTISQIFIGSYVICSRTYYIVLVILLLPYYMVLAFRAPPVVPGLPFIMGWNAPTEKCVEKFKLSLDLSLFSFVGSTHRKAIDQNITIFYTDRLGYYPYINEITGEARNEGIPQLASLKNHLAKAKKDIIYYIPKKDTFGLVVIDWENWRPNWVRNWKPKEIYRTRSIELIHQLNIKLNDIEAHKAAQKGFEKAARNFMEETLRLGKSLRPNHLWGYYLFPDCYNYYKGSNYNGNCFDIEIARNNELNWLWKESTALFPSIYISKKLKNSHKIHLFVRNRIKEAIRVSQVVNINKPLPIFVYMRPVFEDASSQYLSEDDLVNTIGESVALGVSGIIMWGSLNFTRSQKTCTVLDNYMRTTLNPYIINATLAAKMCSQVLCQDQGACVRKNWNSSDYLHLNSKRFSIRTQKGRSYVRYGKPNFEDLKEFSEKFYCNCYSGSKCKTEVTIENVHDIKVCISEDICIEAHLDSEHIVHTFKSPTWKRVLSSPRNVLPGIEDQQVASTAFDRYGIGIHSNNDRDNTETDAIKYNFGMSFSTEVTLEDTENGVTQGLYKDYVKKICVHGNKKRL
- the LOC141492991 gene encoding hyaluronidase PH-20-like isoform X4 is translated as MEIQTISQIFIGSYVICSRTYYIVLVILLLPYYMVLAFRAPPVVPGLPFIMGWNAPTEKCVEKFKLSLDLSLFSFVGSTHRKAIDQNITIFYTDRLGYYPYINEITGEARNEGIPQLASLKNHLAKAKKDIIYYIPKKDTFGLVVIDWENWRPNWVRNWKPKEIYRTRSIELIHQLNIKLNDIEAHKAAQKGFEKAARNFMEETLRLGKSLRPNHLWGYYLFPDCYNYYKGSNYNGNCFDIEIARNNELNWLWKESTALFPSIYISKKLKNSHKIHLFVRNRIKEAIRVSQVVNINKPLPIFVYMRPVFEDASSQYLSEDDLVNTIGESVALGVSGIIMWGSLNFTRSQKTCTVLDNYMRTTLNPYIINATLAAKMCSQVLCQDQGACVRKNWNSSDYLHLNSKRFSIRTQKGRSYVRYGKPNFEDLKEFSEKFYCNCYSGSKCKTEVTIENVHDIKVCISEDICIEAHLDSEHIVHTFKSPTWKRVLSSPRNVLPGIEDQQVASTAFDRYGIGIHSNNDRDNTETDAIKYNFGMSFSTEVTLEDTENGKF
- the LOC141492991 gene encoding hyaluronidase PH-20-like isoform X1 gives rise to the protein MEIQTISQIFIGSYVICSRTYYIVLVILLLPYYMVLAFRAPPVVPGLPFIMGWNAPTEKCVEKFKLSLDLSLFSFVGSTHRKAIDQNITIFYTDRLGYYPYINEITGEARNEGIPQLASLKNHLAKAKKDIIYYIPKKDTFGLVVIDWENWRPNWVRNWKPKEIYRTRSIELIHQLNIKLNDIEAHKAAQKGFEKAARNFMEETLRLGKSLRPNHLWGYYLFPDCYNYYKGSNYNGNCFDIEIARNNELNWLWKESTALFPSIYISKKLKNSHKIHLFVRNRIKEAIRVSQVVNINKPLPIFVYMRPVFEDASSQYLSEDDLVNTIGESVALGVSGIIMWGSLNFTRSQKTCTVLDNYMRTTLNPYIINATLAAKMCSQVLCQDQGACVRKNWNSSDYLHLNSKRFSIRTQKGRSYVRYGKPNFEDLKEFSEKFYCNCYSGSKCKTEVTIENVHDIKVCISEDICIEAHLDSEHIVHTFKSPTWKRVLSSPRNVLPGIEDQQVASTAFDRYGIGIHSNNDRDNTETDAIKYNFGMSFSTEVTLEDTENGMSNASFQQLPGLQTENHMMNIMIYSGSCLMFMSFSTSMLIIFLTVELFGQLLFL